From a single Gimesia sp. genomic region:
- a CDS encoding glycosyl hydrolase, with protein sequence MFSESAWSRKSIGDVDVVYHEGLYHLFHLVLPNHDFIAHAISDNGLNWRRVDNALFIGDPGGWDDLMLWTMHVTRDPHQPGHWRMFYTGLSRRDQGKKQRIGLAHSEDLFHWRKADVHWEDQRGHDDPEIVKQTRAKLVRSVSNSIKAKQNLESSFPLEPDAEFYESSVDEERNWVSFRDPFYFHEEDRGWLMMAARTNEGPLVRRGCVGLMEEYKPNHFRALPPLHAPMMYDDIEVPNLFRIDGDYYLVGSLREDAKIRYWHTTDPEQPWRNYYDNVLLAKGNYAGRICRDDKGLLLWNFYVRDPHDRMTNNILPPPKRLTRRSNGQLKVQTYEGIIERIVDSLDSRCLHTLKGAREQSYFCMLDDSLELISQAGFQGFVFDEEINCFRMRCRLTMKGAGKCGLLCRIDPETHDGYYLSLDLMKGIGQFRAWKTGPLRSGEHMMQFESLQDGFWRASEPQDVEVQMISFGSYHELSINGNVILSLADANFSSGMLGFYVETAALHVSDLEVHHIKSPTQTDDHLTTGWRTNGEEPGTLLQ encoded by the coding sequence ATGTTTTCCGAATCCGCCTGGAGCCGCAAAAGTATCGGCGACGTCGATGTCGTCTACCATGAAGGCCTCTATCACCTGTTTCACCTGGTGCTGCCCAACCACGACTTCATCGCGCATGCGATCAGCGATAACGGACTCAACTGGCGGCGCGTCGACAACGCGCTGTTCATCGGCGATCCCGGAGGCTGGGACGACCTGATGCTCTGGACGATGCACGTCACTCGCGATCCGCATCAGCCGGGACACTGGCGGATGTTTTATACCGGCCTCTCCCGTCGCGACCAGGGAAAGAAACAACGCATCGGACTCGCCCACAGCGAAGACCTGTTTCACTGGCGAAAAGCCGACGTGCACTGGGAAGATCAGCGCGGCCACGACGACCCGGAGATCGTCAAGCAGACGCGGGCGAAGCTGGTTCGTTCGGTTTCCAACAGCATCAAGGCCAAGCAGAACCTGGAAAGCAGCTTTCCCCTGGAGCCAGATGCCGAGTTTTACGAATCTTCAGTAGACGAAGAACGCAACTGGGTCAGCTTCCGTGATCCCTTCTATTTTCACGAGGAAGACCGCGGCTGGCTGATGATGGCGGCACGCACCAACGAAGGCCCGCTGGTCCGCAGGGGCTGTGTCGGTCTGATGGAGGAATATAAACCCAACCATTTCCGCGCACTGCCGCCGCTGCACGCGCCGATGATGTATGACGACATCGAAGTTCCCAACCTGTTCCGCATCGACGGGGACTACTACCTCGTCGGCAGTCTGCGGGAAGACGCCAAGATCCGCTACTGGCACACCACAGATCCGGAGCAACCCTGGCGCAACTATTACGACAACGTGCTGCTCGCCAAGGGGAACTACGCCGGTCGCATCTGTCGAGACGACAAGGGGCTTCTGCTCTGGAACTTTTATGTCCGCGATCCCCACGACCGGATGACAAACAACATCCTGCCTCCGCCCAAGCGTCTCACACGCCGGAGCAACGGACAGTTAAAGGTCCAGACCTACGAAGGCATCATCGAACGCATTGTTGATAGCCTCGATTCCCGCTGCCTGCACACATTAAAAGGGGCCCGCGAGCAATCCTACTTCTGCATGCTCGACGATTCCCTCGAGCTGATCAGTCAGGCCGGCTTCCAGGGTTTTGTGTTCGACGAGGAAATCAACTGCTTTCGCATGCGGTGCCGTCTGACAATGAAGGGGGCCGGCAAATGTGGACTGCTGTGCCGGATCGATCCCGAAACACACGACGGCTATTATCTTTCACTGGACCTGATGAAAGGGATCGGCCAGTTCCGCGCCTGGAAAACGGGACCGCTCAGATCGGGCGAGCACATGATGCAGTTCGAATCACTGCAGGATGGTTTCTGGCGGGCCAGTGAACCGCAGGATGTCGAAGTGCAGATGATCTCCTTCGGCAGTTACCACGAACTCAGTATCAATGGGAACGTGATCCTCTCCCTGGCCGATGCGAACTTCAGCAGCGGAATGCTGGGCTTCTACGTGGAAACGGCTGCGTTGCACGTCTCCGATCTGGAAGTGCACCATATCAAGTCGCCCACCCAGACCGACGATCACCTGACCACCGGCTGGCGAACCAACGGTGAAGAACCGGGAACGCTTTTGCAGTAA